Below is a window of Desmonostoc muscorum LEGE 12446 DNA.
CAAAATTAGAGGAATAATTACGGCTGCTATACTCACACTTAGCCAAAGTTTCCCCGATCGCACTTTAGGTGATAGTGTTTTGAGAGCTTGCAATACTTCATTTGCTGACTGGTAACGCTGGCGGTAGTCATAGCGCACCATTTTATCAATGATATTTGCTAGTTTAGGGCTAACTTGGGTGCGTAGTTTACCGCCGTAGGCATCGCGCCAAACAATCTCCCCTGTTTTTGAATCTGTCCGTATTCCTCCCGGATAAGGATTTATCCCCGTTAATGCTTGAATAGCAATAATTCCCACTGCATAAATATCACTGGCGAAAGTAGGTTGACCTTTTGCCTGTTCGCCAGGCATATAACCAGGAGTCCCAATAGCAACAGTCAAAGTCATCTTTCCTTGAGGATTTACAACCTGAGTACTAACTTCTTTTACTGCACCAAAATCAATTAAAACAATTTTCCCATCAGAACGACGGCGGCGGATATTCGAGGGTTTGAGATCCCGATGTATTAAGTTCTGTTGATGAACAAAAGCTAAAACTTCTAAAATCTCTTGTAAAAGTTTAATGACTATAGGTTCACTCAGTTGTTGACCTGAGATTAATTCTTCAGCTAAATCGTGACCTTCTATATATTCCTGTACTAGATAAAATTCTTGGTTTTCTTGAAAGAACGCCAACAGGCGCGGGATTTGGTCATGATGTCCTAAGCGTTCTAGCTTTTCTGCTTCGGTGTCAAACAATCTTTTGCCAATTGTCAAAGTATTTGGGTCAGTGGACATTGGTTTAAATTGCTTGACAATACATTGAGGCTTCCCAGGTCGTCCGGTGTCAATGGCTGTGAAAGTAACTCCAAATCCACCTTTGCCGAGTTGTTCCAGAATTTGGTAGCGTCCACCGAGAATTTGACCTATCATCCCAGTCACCAATGTATCCTGCAATTTTTATACCATTTTCTCGGATTGCGAAAGTGCGATGAACCGTATTGCCCTGTCACTGTGTAAAATGTGCTATGAGGCTTCGTTTCCAGTAGATAATTGACAAAACTACTGGTATCCCGTATATGATAAATGGTGTAGATGACTTTGAATGGGATAATAACAAAGCCATTGCCAATTGGCAAAAGTATGGTGTTAGTTTTTCTCAGGCAATCAAAGCGTTTAACGACCCCTTTGCCATAGAACGGTTTGATGAGCGTGAAAATGATGAGGAAGAGCGTATCAACCTGATTGGTATGTGTGATGGAGTACTGTTGCATGTAACCTATACCGAACGGGGGGAGCGTATCCGGTTAATATGAGCCAGAAAGGCACAGAAACATGAACGAAACGACTATTACCGCGAGAATGCACAAGGATGGGACGGTGGTTGAAGTATTGCCTGATGGTAGCGAGCGACCATTTCCAGAACAGCTTATGCGTCACACGACTGAAGAAGAAATTCACGCGGCGGCTGTTAGTGACCCTGATGCTCGTCCGATGACAGAAGCTGAGTTACGCAACGCCAGACGTGTTCCCCGCACTAAAACCATACGCCGCGCATTGCGATTGACCCAGGAGGAATTTGCAGCGCGTTACCAGATCCCCCTTGGCACGTTGCGGGACTGGGAGCAAGGACGCAGCGAGCCAGACCAGACTGCAAAGGCATACCTCAAGGTTATTGCTGCCAATCCCGATGCCATCTATCAGGCATTGCAGGTTACTCCCCATTAAGAGTCTTGATCTTTGGCAAATCATGATTTGCCGATCGTAGTAGAATTCAGAATTACAGCAATTTTCAGGTAAATACACCACGTTGTAGGGGCGCCAAGCTTAGCGCCCCTACCGGGGATTGTGGTTCAAATAGATGAAAAACGCTGTAAAACAGTAGAGACGTTGCATTGCAACGTCTCTACACATTGGAAAATCCCACCAATAACTCACTACTCAGGACTGCTGCGGTAATTTTATTCCACCACTGTTACGGAAGCTCCCTCTGCGGCTGGAGGTATACTCGGTAACTCCAGACAGTATCCAGCACCATACACTGTCTTGATGTAGCGGGGGTGGCGAGGATCTGGTTCTAGCTTGGTTCGTAAGTGACGAATATGGACTCGAATTGTTTCAATGTCGTCATCAGGATCGTAGCCCCAAACTTCTCTGAGGATTTCGCTGGGGGAAACTGTTTGACCGTGGCGTTGCAGTAAGCAGTGAAGTAGCTCAAATTCCAAGTGAGTCAATTTCACTGTCTCGTTGAACCAGATGGCCTCAAATCTTTCGGGAACGAGGGTGAGTGAGCCATAGTTGAGAATCTCACTGTGTTTGGCTGCTTGGGGAATGCGGTCGGTACGTCGCAAAAGTGCCCGCACCCGCGCTAGCAGTTCTTCAACTTCAAAAGGCTTGGTGAGGTAGTCATCTGCGCCAGCGTTAAAGCCTTCCACCTTGTCCTGAGTTTGGCTCAACGCCGTCAACATTAACACGGGAATCTCGGCGGTGCGATCGTCGCGGCGCAGGCGTTGGCAAACTGTAAATCCATCTACTCTGGGCAGCATCAGATCGAGCATGATCAAGTCTGGTTGTAGCTGGAGAGCCAGCGCTTGACCTTTGATGCCGTCTTCAGCTTGACTAACATCGTAGCCAGCCATTTCCAAGTTGACGGCAACTAGTTCTGAAATCGCTGGGTCATCGTCTATGACAAGAATCCTCGGCATTCTTAAAAAATTATTACTACTTATTAAGGATAAATAACAACCTTTGATAGATACAAAGATTTTTGAATCGATTCTAAAAAAGATTTTAAATCTTACATAAATATTAAGATTAAATGACGGTGAAATCAAGACTCAATTAAACGAAATCTTATAGTCTATGATGTGTTATACTCCCCCCTACAATCCGTCTTGGTTTTTACAAAATGGTGTGATCATGACTGTACACACTGCTTTGTGCGGCAAGCGTTATTGGGAAACTAAAACTCAAGACCCAGAACCTTCTTATCACGAACAAATTTTTATCGGTGCCCAAGGTGTGCCAATTTTTGGCTTGGTTGCCATCCCGGAAAATGCTCATAGTACGATTATCGGTACTTATGGGATTACAGGAGAGTTAGAAACACAATGGTATTTGAGGGTATTAGGACGTAAGGCTTTCGCTCAAGGATATGCTGTGGTGTTATTTGATTGGCGTGCCCACGGCAAAACAGCCGAATTGTCGCCGACTCTAACTTCCGATGGTCTTTACGAGGGGGAAGATTATGTTCGCATCGCTGCGGCTGCTAAGGCAATGGGATGTCCGGGGAAATTTTGGTTTACAGGGTTTTCTTTGGGAGGACAATTGGCGCTGTGGGGCGTGAAAGTTGCTGGGGAAGTAATTAAGGAGTATGAAGATTTAGGGTTAGAAGATAGCGATATTGGTGGTGGTATGGTGATTTGTCCGAGTTTGGATTCAGAGCGATCGCTATCTTATCTAGTTGCAAAACCTTTTGGCAGATATTTGGAAGCCGGAATTGCCAGGGATTTAAAAAAACTGGCGTGGCGACTACATGATACACATCCCGGAAGCTTTGACGCTGCGGCCATTGAACGGGCGAATAGCATCTGGGGATTTGACAATGAATTGGTAATTAATCGACTAGGTTTTTCTTCTGTAGAGGCATATTACCAAGCTAGTAGTGCTTTAAAAATATTGCCGCAAATCTCAAAACCAACTTTGATTATTTATGCCGCCGATGACCCACTTTTTGACCCAGCTATTATACCGGAATTACAAGTTGCTTGCGATAATAATCCGGCAATAGATTTGTTACTCACTCAGTACGGGGGTCATGTTGGCTATTTGAGTAGTAAAAAGTGCCAACAACAAATAAAAGACCCTGACATTTGGTGGGCATGGAATCGGATTTTACAGTGGTTGGAACAAAAGCGAACAGAGTAGTAGGCAAAACAATTTTCCAGTTCAAGACTTACGCAAAAATTGCCAAAAAGCTCAATAATAAAATATTGCAATATAGCAGGCCTAAATCATTCGTGAAAAAAATCCATTGCCTATTGCCTGCCTCCACAACTAATTTCACAACTTGACCCAGAAGCTACCACAATATACTTGGTATACCAGCAATGACAGAAGCAATACCTGTCCAGAGAGTAAAGCGTTCAATATCTAGTTCATCCAAAGCAACGCTCATTTGCTTAATTGCTAATAGTAGTGCTGTCAGTAGCAGCACAAAGAATGCAAGGTACTCCAAAGTAACAATCATTCATCCTCGCTATATCTAAAATAAAGTTGTTCTAATAGGTTTTTAGCAAGCTTTGGCAAGGTTTTTTTGTTCGAGATTTAACAGTTTATGAGAAAAATTATTTACCAGTGAAGAAACAAGTTTACTAAAGCTGACGGAAGATTTAAGATAGCAAAGGTGTGATTTTTCGAGCGCGGTTAGTTGCAACACTGCAAACGGCTGGTAGCCGAGAAAGCTGTGAACATGCGAGGCGATTGCTTTGGCATAGCACATTAGTATAATATTGCGAAAATTGTCGTAATTAAAGAAACTACTAGAGTACAACTCCCTTGACTTTCTAACTCAATGACTGCTATCCATCATCTTTGGCTACCTGCACCGACAGATTTAAGTTTATTACCGGATGAAATTCATATCTGGCGCATAAATCTTGAGCAACCGGAACCACAGTTGCAACATTTGAGAACAACCCTTTCCAGTGACGAAATTGCTCGTGCTGAACGATTTTATTTTGAGGAACATCGCCAGCGTTTCATCGCTGGGCGTGGTATTCTGCGAAGTATATTAGGTCGTTATTTGGGTATTAAGCCATCAGAAGTTCAGTTTAATTATCAACAGCGTGGCAAACCAATATTAGCAGATAGCTTTGCTGACAGTGGACTAGAGTTTAACTTGTCTCACTCCCAAGAATTAGGTTTGTGTGCAGTGAATTATAAGCGCGAAATTGGTGTAGATTTAGAATATATTCGTCCGGTTTCAGATTTAGAAGCTCTTGCCAAACGATTCTTTTTAACGAGAGAATATGAAATGTTGCGATCGCTCCCTTCAAACCAACAGCAAGAGGTATTTTTCCGTTACTGGACTTGCAAGGAAGCTTATTTAAAAGCAACTGGAGACGGAATATCCCAGCTAGAGGAAGTTGAAGTGTTCCTCACTCCCACAGAACCAGCCAAGTTACAGATATCAGAAGACTGGAGTCTTTTTGAATTAGTACCTGCCAATAATTATGTTGCTGCTGTTGCTGTAGCGAATTTTGGCTGCAACTTAAAATGTTGGCAATATTAATGGGCATTGGGCATTGGTTATTCTTTCTCCCCCTGCCTCCCCTGCTCCCCCTGCTCCCCCTGCTCTCTTAACTCCCTCATCCCCCCTACTTCTCTTCCTGCATATTTCTGACAATTTTCGTCACAATTCTTCTAGGTACAAATCTGACACTTTTTGCTAGTAGTTTATTCATGAAACCAGGAATGACAATGGTTTTGCCTCTCATTAGGGCGCGATAACCAATTTCGGCTACTGTTTGTGCATCCATCATTCTCTTACCCTTGAGCATTTTAGAGTCTGCCATTCCCGTTCTTTGATGAAAGGCTGATTCTGTGGAACCTGGGCAAAGAACTGTCACAGTGACGCCTGTACCTTCTAATTCATTGGCGATCGCTTCTGAAAACGATAAAATATAAGCCTTAGTCGCAAAATAAACCGCCATCAAAGGCCCTGGTTGAAAAGCAGCAGCCGAGGCGACGTTTAATATTTTTCCTTCACCTTGCTTAACCATATCCTGGAGAAATAGCTTAGTTAAATGGGTGAGACACACCAAATTTACCTGTAGCATTTCTAACTCAGCAGCTAGATTGGTTTCCTGAAATAATCCATAAATACCAAATCCAGCATTATTTACCAATACATCAACCTTAATATTGGCTTGTTGCAATTCCGTGAAAATTTCTTCTGGAGAGGTTGATATCGATAAATCTTTAACAATACCTTTGACGAAATTTCCGAATTTCGACTGAAATTTATCTGCAATTTCTCCTAGCTTTAGCCCATTTTTATCTACCAAGACAAGATTGTAATCATCAGCAGCAAAAATACACGCTAATTCGTAACCAATTCCACTTGCTGCTCCAGTAATAAGAGCAGTTTTTTTGCTCTGTGCTTGATGTGTTGTGTTCATGTAAGAATGTTGGTGAATTCAACTGAATGAAACTGCTTTGCATTGACAGTGGTTATTGTTCTACAATTAAGTATGCGTAATATCTCAATCTACGATAAACGTCTTGAGTCAAAATAATTTGTAATTTGCTTTGGAATTACCAATTAAGCGTTGATGTACAAGGGAAAATCAAGAGACACCCTCTACATACACATATTGATTAAGAAACAAAAATCGGTAAATTCAAAGTTTAATGTCCTACATCAACCATTGTATACTGTTTTTTTTGTCAAGATGTTAATTTTAAAATTTACATTTATAGAACAGGAGTCAAAATGGGCTACGCCCCGCTGCGCTAACAGAATTAGCGAAAACTCTACCCTTTTATGGATAGAGTTTGGCAATGGTAATATTTCATACTTATTCTTCAAGCTTCAGAGTATAAATTCGCTTCTGATCATACATTTTTAAATTTTGGATTTTGAATATTAAATCCAAAATCCAAAACCTAAAATCTAAAATTGCCTGGGTTTCTAAGCGATATTCAAGAAACCTGTTTGAATCAAATAGGCAGTATAAGTCATAAACAATTGAGAGTCAATGGTTGGACAAACAATAGAACTTCCTGCTAGTGCATGGAGGGTATCTTGGCAGCTAATATGGGGTCTTCTAGCTTGCAAGTATAAATCAGGAATAGTCAGTTGTTCATCAGACCAGCGTTCCAGTAAAAAGGGTCGCAGAGTGTATAAAGGATTGTCTACAGAAGACACATTATTGACTAACTCTGATTGCCATTTTTCGTAGGGAATCATCTCAACGGAATAACCAAAAGAACGTATCCAGTCAACTAAGATTTTCAAAGGTGCAGGTTGGGGATGTTGTAGATGGAAAGCCTTACCTATGGATTCTTTTTGGCGTGATAGATAGACAATGGCTTTACTAACATAGTCTACGGGAGACATATCTAACATATATTCTACATCGGGAAAACTTCCCATTTGTAGACAACCTTTGGCCATCAAATTGATAAAGTCATGGGTGTTACAAATGCCTGTTTTACTGTCTCCAGAAATCAGAGGTGGGCGATAGATAGTTACAGGAAGTCCTCGGTCACCAGCGATTTTAACTAACTTTTCAGCTACCCATTTAGTTTGAGAGTAACCGAGATAAATACCTTCCCAATGACTAAATTCATCCTGTTCTTTGACAACCTGACCAGCATAAGCAGGTGATTCAAAAACAGCAACACTAGAAACGTAATGTACAGGCTTGACTTTAACTTGACATGCTAATCTTAAAACTTCTTGAGTTCCCAGAACGTTAGCAGCCTTCAATGCCGAGTAGGGGTAAACATAATTCAGCAAAGCACCGCTATGATAGATACTATCAATTTTGGCAGCTAAGACTTGAAATTGTTCTAAGCCAAGACCTAATAATGGTAGAGATAAATCGCCGACAACAGGAATAATTCTAGAATTAAACTCTTCCTGCCAAATTGCATATTGTTGCAGATTATTTTGCAGTTTAGTCTTACCGGCTTCAGCATTATCAGCACGGACTAAACAATAGATATCCGCGTTGGTTTCTTGTAGTAATTCCCGGATGACAAAAGCTCCTAAAAAGCCTGTTCCTCCAGTTAAAAAGATGTTTTTAGGTTCACCTACAGGTAGATTAGAAGCAGCACCAGGATGAATGGTGGGGTCGAGAACAGCCTCGGCACCTAAATCTAAAAACACGGGGGCAGTATTAGCGTTAGAAGATGCCACCTTTGTATCTTGAATCCCTGAATCTTCTTGCACTTCTTCAGCTAAACGCTGTGAAAGTGCAGCAATACTTGGGTAATGCCATAACAGTAGGGGAGATGGTTGAAATCCGAGCAATTTTTCTAATTTACCTACTAGAATCATTGCCTGGGCAGAATCTAAACCATAGTTTTCTAAATTTTCTTCGATATCTATTTCAGCAGTTTCTACTCCTAGCAACTGGGCTAAGTTAGATACTAAAAAAATCTGAATATCTGCTGCGCTCAAAGACTGTTTTAAAGTCATTTTTAAATCTCCATTAATGTAGAACGAACTGGGTGATACTGACTGTAATAATCAGAGACTTGCAGCCCTTGAATTTTCAAACTTTGGATGCGATATAAAAAGGCTGCGCCAGTCATCATTTGCTCAGCAACATCAACTACCCGGCGATTATTTGGGTCAGACAGGTAAGTACCTCGTACCCAGTCATTGAAGCTACCCATTGCCGGCCCACACCAAATTTGATAATCGACTTCTCGACCTTTTTCACCAGAATTAGACCACCGAGAAGATAATCCTAAATACCAGCGGAAAATCAATGCCATTTTTAGCTTCGGATTATTGACTGCTTTGCCCAATTTTTCTGGATTTCTTTGGGACAAATAAGCCGCTGTTCCTTCCCAAACTTCAGCAAGAGTTTTGCGAAAAACTTGTTTTTCTAATTTCTCTCTTTCTGCAAGAGGAATGTCTTCAATTGAGTTATAAGCGCGATAGAGTTCAAATAATTTTTGCGCTCGCATGGGGAACATTGTACCCCGTTTGAGGACTTGCAATTTGACTCCCATTTCAAACATATCTGCGGCTGGCGCCATTATCATATCAGCCATTTCTGCTTGGGCTAGTAATTTTTTGGTATGTTCACAAGCCCCAGATTCAACACATGACTGATTAATAGAACCAGTTACCACATAAGCAGCACCCATCATGAAACCGGCTAATGCTGATTCTGGCGTACCAATTCCACCCGCTACTCCCACTCGAATAGGTATTTGGTAATGATTTTGGGCTTGAATTTCATCCCGCAAAGCAACAATAGAAGGTAGCAAACAAACCAAGGGACGGTTATCTGTATGACCACCAGAATCAGCTTCGACGGTAATATCATCAGCCATGGGAACTTTAGCCGCGAGAGTGGCTTGCAACTCAGTAATTAACCCTTGTTCTAGAAGTTCTTTAAGAATTCTAGGTGGTGCTGGTTGCATGAATTTAGTAGCAACTTCTCGCCGAGAAATTTTAGCAATGACTTTATTTCTGATTTCAATTTGATTGGCGTTATTTAATCCCAAGCCAGCTACACGATAGTAGACAATGTTGGGAGTCAAATCAAGAAATGCAGATGCTTCTACTGTTTTTACCTGATATTTCAGGTATAAATCTACAGCACGGCGTTCAATTGCGGGTTCGCTGGGACTGTGAATTAAATTAAATGCGTAAGGGCCTTGGGGTAAGGCTTGTTGAATTTTGTTAATGGCTGCTTCTAAACGGTCTGGACTTAAACCACCTGCGCCAAAGGAACTCAAGATTTGCGCTTTTCCCAGTGCAATAACCATTTCTTCCGAAGCGATACCACCAGCCATTGCACCAGTAGTATAGGCATATTTCACTCCATGAAATGAGAGGAAATTAGGATCTCCTAACTGTTGAATTCTGACTGGTGGCGCAAATGTCAACAGTTCTATTTGTGTTGTTGTAGTATTATCAGTTGGGGACAAATACCCCTCGTTTGTGACACCGATTTTTCCAGCAACTTTCACGACGTAGCAAGGTTTATCTAATACCATCAATTTATTTTTGATGGCTTCTTGCTCAAAAGATATAGATTCTAAAGAACCTTTCCAAACTTGGTTTTGGTTATGAAACCAAGTAGAGAAGTTCAGTCCGTTATCGTGTTTACTTAGTACCGTATCTACGGTTGTCACAGCAGTTGTCCCTCAAATTATAAGCGTTATAAAAGAAGAGGAAGAGGAAACAAGAAGGGGAAAGAAAATTTTTCTTTTATCCTTGAAGTTTTCCCCCAGCGAACGGTACTAGTCTGTCAAGGTGATTTTTAGAGATAAATAAATTTTTGATTCTCTTCTTTTCTTTGCGCTCTTTGCGCCCTTTGTGGTTCGTTTATTTATCTCACAAAACTAAGTTGACAGACTAGTATTGATACTTAAAGTATGTAGGCTCCTGTTAGGATTCTTCGTCGAGTAAGTTTTGGGCACAAGCTAATTGCAGTTGAATAATCTCACTCATTTGCTTGCTAAATTCTTGTCTAGCTTGCAGAAAAGCTGTGTGTGCTTTAGTTATCTTGGAGTTGTTAGCGTTGAGTTTTTGATACTGAGACTTATTTAAATCAGACATGTGGATGATTTTACGAAACTTTCGAGTGATTGTCTGCTCAATTGCGGTTGACTCAGAAGATTGTAATTGTTCTCTCGGTTCAAAACCGTTATCAATGATATTTTTCAGATGAAGTTCTTCTGGTTGAGTGGAGAATGACGAAATGTTATGGGAAGAACTTTCTGTTTGGATTATCTCGTTGGAAGTGTTAAGATAATCTATGATTTCGGATTCTGGGATATTAGGTATATGTTGATGCTGTTTTTTGAAGGCATCGCTCCTAAGATCCCCGGCAAAATCTTCAACAAGTTTGCGATTTTCTTCACTCAAAATTGTAGCAGCAATTACTTTCCCACCCAAGGTAACTGTTCTCAAGGTGGCTTTACTTTTATTAGTCGTTTCTTGGTGTTTGCTGTACAGTGGTGATAAATCTACGTTCACTTGATGACTGAGTAATTTTGCTAATGCTTTGACCATTGCAGCATGGTCATCCATCCCTCTACGATTTAGAGATACTGTGATGTATTCTTTGTTGCTGAGAATTTTATCAATCCACCGCGAACAAACACTACCGGCGCCTGCTTCTAGAAATATTCGCACTCCATCGTCGTAGATGCGGTTCACTAATCGCGGAAAATCAAGTTCTTGGCACAATCCTTTAGCGATGTTGTGAGCAATGGCATCACTTTCAAGTGCAATTGGTTGATAATCGGCGGCTGAATAAAAAACAATGCCGGGAAGATTTTGGGATGGTAAGGTGTTTACCTTCTTAATTTCTTCGTACTGCGATCGCATTGCTTCACAATGTATCACATGGTCGAAGGGAGCGGGGAAAGCGTTGCAACCTAAAGTTTCAATTACTCGCTTACAGGCTGCATCTTCACCAGCAATTAATACTTCTTCGGGTGTGTTGATTTGAGTTAGATAAACACGATTCTCATGTTTCAGGCATTCTCTTACTTGGGATGGAGTCGCCATGAGAACATAAGTATTCCAAAAATTGTTGTTTGGTGAATCTGTTAATGCCCAATATTCCCGTACAGCATTTTTCGGCCCGGATAATTTATCGCCAAATAAAGGCGATGAATTCAAGGTGTTACTTCCGCCCTCAAAATCACTCCAAACTCCTTGGGCAACCATCATACTAGTTTCACCCAAACTATACCCAAAAACACATTGCGGCTTGACTTGAAAATCATCTCGAAAAATTGCCGTCATGTATCTGGCAAAGGCAATTTCACTTTCAAACATTGCCAGTGAATCATCTAACAATTGCTTTTCGAGTGTTTCTAATTGTCTGGTTGTCAATTTAGGTAAGCTTCTGGGATAAACCAGTTTTTCCACATCAGCAGCTCGGTTATAGAGGTTGTTACTTTTTAAGTCCTCAAATACTTTGGGAAATAAACGAAAGACACTGCGACCAATGCCGATATAAGAATTGACTGCTGCGGGATAAACATAAGCTAATGAGCCAGTTTTACCCAATGGTTTGGCGGTGAAATAACTTCCTATTGGTGTTTGCCAATCTGTCCCTTTCTCAAAAGCATTATTTACACCTTTGCGGGCAGATTCAATTTCTTTGAGTAGTTCTTTTTTGTTACGTCCTATGATTGATAAGACGTATTTTCCATGAGAATGCTGTTGAAAGGTAGCGAATGTTTGACTGGCGGTAGCTGATAAAGAAGAACTAGCTTCGATGGATTGTTGGAGATGGTTAAGCAAATCTGGTATTGTAGAGCGATGGCTAACTGCTATGGGAAACAGATGAAAAGGCATTTGCTGCAAATATCTGTTGTCCCGCTCCTCTTGGCTGGGTTCCTCCGATAAGATTAAATGGGCGTAACTGCCATCTATCCCCATGCTATTAATTGCTGCTATTCTGCGTGTGGCGCCTTTATCGACAAACCAAGGTCTTGATTCCATTGCCACATAGAAGGGGCTACCTTCCCATACTTGCGGTGTTTTGACACCAGACCATTTCGGAGTGGCGGGAATATACCTGTAATAAAGACACAGAGCAGTTTTGATTAAGCTAGCAATTCCCGATGCGGTATAGGTGTGGCCGATATTGGCTTTGACGCTGCCCAATGCACAATGCAAACCATTGCCCACTTTCGGATAAGCTTGCAGTAAACCCGTGATTTCGGCTTCATCCTCCTGGGGAACGCCACTACCAAAGACTTCTACATAGTTAACATCTGTGGGTTGAATATCTGCCATCTCGAAGGCTTGTTTGCAGACATTACTGATAGCTGAAGCATCAGGTTTGACCACAGCGTTACTCAAAGTAGAATTACCTTGGGCGAAACTCATGGCATCAATAACTGCATAGATGCGTTCGTTGTCTTCCTTAGCAGCTTCGTAGCGCTTGAGGACAATTGCACCAGCACCCTCGCCAACCGTCCAGCCATTGGCTTGTTGGTCAAAACTCAAGGTATTGACACCCGTATTAATTGGTGCAAATTGGTTGCGGAACAAGACATTTTCCACACCACCCGCCAAATCCACCGCACCAACAACCACCGCGTCTACTTCTCCAGTGGCGAGTAGCATTT
It encodes the following:
- a CDS encoding protein kinase domain-containing protein; this encodes MQDTLVTGMIGQILGGRYQILEQLGKGGFGVTFTAIDTGRPGKPQCIVKQFKPMSTDPNTLTIGKRLFDTEAEKLERLGHHDQIPRLLAFFQENQEFYLVQEYIEGHDLAEELISGQQLSEPIVIKLLQEILEVLAFVHQQNLIHRDLKPSNIRRRRSDGKIVLIDFGAVKEVSTQVVNPQGKMTLTVAIGTPGYMPGEQAKGQPTFASDIYAVGIIAIQALTGINPYPGGIRTDSKTGEIVWRDAYGGKLRTQVSPKLANIIDKMVRYDYRQRYQSANEVLQALKTLSPKVRSGKLWLSVSIAAVIIPLILWILSKIINPQPSFETYNEPKSGITIKYPSNDWQPIEPSSNFDTEVVKFIPKNQNQADSCPVAIAIDVNDLSQQLLSLEESKNLAVQKIKNINPNSQITDDSQPSTTLSKLKAYKLTYTRKEEQCQMKVMEIGTVRNGKAYFITYTAEEKEYNKYLELAETMINSFEIPFQEK
- a CDS encoding BrnT family toxin translates to MINGVDDFEWDNNKAIANWQKYGVSFSQAIKAFNDPFAIERFDERENDEEERINLIGMCDGVLLHVTYTERGERIRLI
- a CDS encoding helix-turn-helix domain-containing protein, whose amino-acid sequence is MHKDGTVVEVLPDGSERPFPEQLMRHTTEEEIHAAAVSDPDARPMTEAELRNARRVPRTKTIRRALRLTQEEFAARYQIPLGTLRDWEQGRSEPDQTAKAYLKVIAANPDAIYQALQVTPH
- a CDS encoding response regulator transcription factor, producing MPRILVIDDDPAISELVAVNLEMAGYDVSQAEDGIKGQALALQLQPDLIMLDLMLPRVDGFTVCQRLRRDDRTAEIPVLMLTALSQTQDKVEGFNAGADDYLTKPFEVEELLARVRALLRRTDRIPQAAKHSEILNYGSLTLVPERFEAIWFNETVKLTHLEFELLHCLLQRHGQTVSPSEILREVWGYDPDDDIETIRVHIRHLRTKLEPDPRHPRYIKTVYGAGYCLELPSIPPAAEGASVTVVE
- a CDS encoding YheT family hydrolase, which translates into the protein MMCYTPPYNPSWFLQNGVIMTVHTALCGKRYWETKTQDPEPSYHEQIFIGAQGVPIFGLVAIPENAHSTIIGTYGITGELETQWYLRVLGRKAFAQGYAVVLFDWRAHGKTAELSPTLTSDGLYEGEDYVRIAAAAKAMGCPGKFWFTGFSLGGQLALWGVKVAGEVIKEYEDLGLEDSDIGGGMVICPSLDSERSLSYLVAKPFGRYLEAGIARDLKKLAWRLHDTHPGSFDAAAIERANSIWGFDNELVINRLGFSSVEAYYQASSALKILPQISKPTLIIYAADDPLFDPAIIPELQVACDNNPAIDLLLTQYGGHVGYLSSKKCQQQIKDPDIWWAWNRILQWLEQKRTE
- the hetI gene encoding 4'-phosphopantetheinyl transferase HetI, translated to MTAIHHLWLPAPTDLSLLPDEIHIWRINLEQPEPQLQHLRTTLSSDEIARAERFYFEEHRQRFIAGRGILRSILGRYLGIKPSEVQFNYQQRGKPILADSFADSGLEFNLSHSQELGLCAVNYKREIGVDLEYIRPVSDLEALAKRFFLTREYEMLRSLPSNQQQEVFFRYWTCKEAYLKATGDGISQLEEVEVFLTPTEPAKLQISEDWSLFELVPANNYVAAVAVANFGCNLKCWQY
- a CDS encoding SDR family NAD(P)-dependent oxidoreductase, coding for MNTTHQAQSKKTALITGAASGIGYELACIFAADDYNLVLVDKNGLKLGEIADKFQSKFGNFVKGIVKDLSISTSPEEIFTELQQANIKVDVLVNNAGFGIYGLFQETNLAAELEMLQVNLVCLTHLTKLFLQDMVKQGEGKILNVASAAAFQPGPLMAVYFATKAYILSFSEAIANELEGTGVTVTVLCPGSTESAFHQRTGMADSKMLKGKRMMDAQTVAEIGYRALMRGKTIVIPGFMNKLLAKSVRFVPRRIVTKIVRNMQEEK
- a CDS encoding thioester reductase domain-containing protein translates to MTLKQSLSAADIQIFLVSNLAQLLGVETAEIDIEENLENYGLDSAQAMILVGKLEKLLGFQPSPLLLWHYPSIAALSQRLAEEVQEDSGIQDTKVASSNANTAPVFLDLGAEAVLDPTIHPGAASNLPVGEPKNIFLTGGTGFLGAFVIRELLQETNADIYCLVRADNAEAGKTKLQNNLQQYAIWQEEFNSRIIPVVGDLSLPLLGLGLEQFQVLAAKIDSIYHSGALLNYVYPYSALKAANVLGTQEVLRLACQVKVKPVHYVSSVAVFESPAYAGQVVKEQDEFSHWEGIYLGYSQTKWVAEKLVKIAGDRGLPVTIYRPPLISGDSKTGICNTHDFINLMAKGCLQMGSFPDVEYMLDMSPVDYVSKAIVYLSRQKESIGKAFHLQHPQPAPLKILVDWIRSFGYSVEMIPYEKWQSELVNNVSSVDNPLYTLRPFLLERWSDEQLTIPDLYLQARRPHISCQDTLHALAGSSIVCPTIDSQLFMTYTAYLIQTGFLNIA